A genomic stretch from Apium graveolens cultivar Ventura unplaced genomic scaffold, ASM990537v1 ctg4413, whole genome shotgun sequence includes:
- the LOC141701816 gene encoding photosystem II CP43 reaction center protein-like, with amino-acid sequence MTIALGKFTKDEKDLFDVMDDWLRRDRFVFVGWSGLLLFPCAYFALGGWFTGTTFVTSWYTHGLASSYLEGCNFLTAAVSTPANSLAHSLLLLWGPEAQGDFTRWCQLGGLWTFVALHGAFGLIGFMLRQFELARSVQLRPYNAIAFSGPIAVFVSVFLIYPLGQSGWFFAPSFGVAAIFRFILFFQGFHNWTLNPFHMMGVAGVLGAALLCAIHGATVENTLFEDGDGANTFRAFNPTQAEETYSMVTANRFWSQIFGVAFSNKRWLHFFMLFVPVTGLWMSALGVVGLALNLRAYDFVSQEIRAAEDPEFETFYTKNILLNEGIRAWMAAQDQPHENLIFPEEVLPQTTGFAWWAGNARLINLSGKLLGAHVAHAGLIVFWAGGMNLFEVAHFVPEKPMYEQGLILLPHLATLGWGVGPGGEVIDTFPYFVSGVLHLISSAVLGFGGIYHALLGPETLEESFPFFGYVWKDRNKMTTILGIHLILLGIGAFLLVFKALYFGGVYDTWAPGGGDVRKITNLTLNPSIIFGYLLKSPFGGEGWIVSVDDLEDIIGGHVWLGSICILGGIWHILTKPFAWARRALVWSGEAYLSYSLAALSVFGFIACCFVWFNNTAYPSEFYGPTGPEASQAQAFTFLVRDQRLGANVGSAQGPTGLGKYLMRSPTGEVIFGGETMRFWDLRAPWLEPLRGPNGLDLSRLKKDIQPWQERRSAEYMTHAPLGSLNSVGGVATEINAVNYVSPRSWLATSHFVLGFFLFVGHLWHAGRARAAAAGFEKGIDRDFEPVLSMTPLN; translated from the exons ATGACTATAGCCCTTGGGAAATTTACCAAAGACGAAAAAGATTTATTTGATGTTATGGATGACTGGTTACGGAGGGACCGTTTCGTTTTTGTAGGATGGTCCGGTCTATTGCTCTTTCCTTGTGCCTATTTCGCTTTAGGAGGCTGGTTCACAGGTACAACCTTTGTAACTTCATGGTATACCCATGGATTGGCCAGTTCCTATTTGGAAGGCTGCAATTTCTTAACTGCCGCAGTTTCTACTCCTGCTAATAGTTTAGCACATTCTTTGTTGTTACTATGGGGTCCTGAAGCACAAGGGGATTTTACTCGTTGGTGTCAATTAGGTGGTCTGTGGACTTTTGTTGCCCTCCACGGTGCTTTCGGACTAATAGGCTTCATGTTACGTCAATTCGAACTTGCTCGATCTGTTCAATTGCGACCTTATAATGCAATCGCGTTCTCTGGTCCAATTGCTGTTTTTGTTTCGGTATTCCTGATTTATCCACTAGGGCAATCTGGTTGGTTCTTTGCGCCTAGTTTTGGTGTAGCAGCTATTTTTCGATTCATCCTCTTTTTTCAAGGATTTCATAATTGGACCTTAAACCCATTTCATATGATGGGAGTTGCGGGGGTATTGGGCGCTGCTTTGCTATGCGCTATTCATGGTGCTACTGTAGAAAATACTTTATTTGAAGATGGTGATGGTGCAAATACATTCCGTGCTTTTAACCCGACTCAAGCCGAAGAAACTTATTCAATGGTCACCGCGAACCGCTTTTGGTCCCAAATCTTTGGGGTTGCTTTTTCCAATAAACGTTGGTTACATTTCTTTATGTTATTTGTACCAGTAACCGGTTTATGGATGAGTGCTCTTGGAGTAGTTGGTCTGGCCCTGAACCTCCGCGCCTATGACTTCGTTTCTCAGGAAATTCGCGCGGCAGAAGATCCTGAATTTGAGACTTTCTACACCAAAAATATTCTCTTAAACGAAGGTATTCGTGCTTGGATGGCGGCTCAAGATCAGCCTCATGAAAACCTTATATTCCCTGAGGAGGTTCTACCCC AAACCACCGGTTTCGCTTGGTGGGCCGGGAATGCCCGGCTTATCAATTTATCTGGTAAACTACTAGGGGCTCATGTAGCCCATGCCGGATTAATCGTATTCTGGGCCGGAGGAATGAACCTATTTGAAGTGGCTCATTTCGTACCAGAAAAGCCTATGTATGAACAAGGATTAATTTTACTTCCTCACCTAGCTACTCTAGGTTGGGGAGTAGGTCCTGGTGGGGAAGTTATAGACACTTTTCCATATTTTGTATCTGGAGTACTTCATTTAATTTCCTCTGCAGTATTGGGCTTTGGTGGTATTTATCATGCACTTCTAGGACCTGAGACGCTTGAAGAATCTTTTCCATTCTTCGGTTATGTATGGAAAGATAGAAATAAAATGACCACAATTTTAGGTATTCACTTAATCTTGTTAGGTATAGGTGCTTTTCTTCTAGTATTCAAGGCTCTTTATTTTGGTGGTGTCTATGATACCTGGGCTCCGGGAGGGGGAGATGTAAGAAAAATTACCAACTTGACCCTTAACCCAAGTATTATATTTGGTTATTTACTAAAATCGCCCTTTGGAGGGGAAGGATGGATTGTTAGTGTAGACGATTTGGAAGATATAATCGGAGGACATGTATGGTTAGGTTCCATTTGTATACTTGGTGGAATCTGGCATATCTTAACCAAACCTTTCGCATGGGCTCGACGCGCACTTGTATGGTCTGGAGAAGCTTACTTATCTTATAGTTTAGCGGCTTTATCCGTTTTTGGTTTCATTGCTTGTTGTTTTGTCTGGTTCAATAATACCGCCTATCCTAGCGAGTTTTACGGACCCACTGGACCAGAAGCTTCCCAAGCTCAAGCATTTACTTTTCTAGTTAGAGACCAACGTTTGGGGGCTAACGTGGGCTCCGCTCAAGGACCTACTGGTTTAGGTAAATATTTAATGCGTTCTCCCACCGGAGAAGTCATTTTTGGAGGAGAAACTATGCGTTTTTGGGATCTACGTGCCCCTTGGTTAGAACCTCTAAGGGGTCCAAATGGGTTGGACTTGAGTAGGCTGAAAAAAGACATACAACCTTGGCAAGAACGGCGCTCTGCAGAATATATGACTCATGCCCCTTTAGGTTCTTTAAATTCCGTGGGTGGTGTAGCTACCGAGATCAATGCAGTCAATTATGTCTCTCCTAGAAGTTGGTTAGCTACTTCTCATTTTGTTCTAGGATTCTTCTTGTTCGTAGGTCATTTGTGGCACGCGGGAAGGGCTCGTGCAGCTGCAGCGGGGTTTGAAAAAGGAATTGATCGTGATTTTGAACCTGTTCTTTCCATGACCCCtcttaattga